taataacaaaattttcacaGGCTTTGCTAAATTTTAACATCGACAATATCATTTTTTAGCTCTCTCTCGACCATAACATCCATAAACAAAAAGCCAATATCATCCAAATGACTTAGAAAACGAAGTTGCCTTCTTCTGCAGCAGAAGAGAATGCCCCATCTTCCATCTCACTGAGGGCAGTCGCGGTTGAGTCATCTATCCCCAGTAGATATTGTAGCCTCGATACCTTTTCTGGCGCCGGCTTGGGATCACTCTTTGAATAGATACTATACAGATCGGATAATTCCTCAGGGACATCCCATGACAACGGTTCAGCCGGCACAGCTTTGTCGCATGCAAGCAAATCATTCAGCGAGGAGAcctaaaacaattaaaaagaagCATGGCACTAATCAGACACAATCCTATTAATGTCCATATAAGAGAGGATAAAAGGATTTGCATACCACTCCTTTAGCGTTTCTCTGCCTGAGTAATGCCACGGCTTGGATCAGGGAGTTCGATAGTCTACTCCGAGCAAGGTCATGGACAACGCCTTTTGCCTTTTCCACATCAATACTGAGATCAGATGGGATTGTCTCGTAGACTTCAGTTTCATCGAACTCACCTGTCCCCGATGAGAATATTTCATTCACCGTCTTCTTGAACAGTTTCTCTCTCAGGCTCACAGCGATCATGCTGTCCAGGCTCACGTTTGCCTCCTTGAGCTCCCTTATCTGCTTTATGTTCAGTCTTCCTTGGTTGACAGCAGTCTCTATCGCGTTTGCCATCTTCGTGGTGGTTATGTTCTTTATAACCTTCTCCGCTTGTGGCTGAGGCAACCCAACTTGTTTCTGCAGCTCGTCTAGCTGCTCCACTCTTGCCTTTGTCAACTGCCCATCGGCTAGAATCACTTCAGCTTGTTGCCTGAACGCCTGCTCGGCTAAACCTACGTGAATGTTGACTATTTCTTTCGAAGTCAACCCAAGGATCCCACCGAGCTGATTCAGAAGCAAGTACTCTGAGTCGTCTCTCTTCGTTGTGATCTGGGCGCCGAACGGGATTCTCGTTACCTCTCCGGTTAGACAGTAGAGCAAGTAGGTTTTGTAGAGATCGATCCTGTCCCTGTCAGGAAGGTCATCTTTAAGAGTTATCTCAGTCTGGCCAGGCTTTCCCATCTTCTCAGCGAGTTCTTTGTCAGGTCTCGTCTTTCTGAGCGATTCAAGGGATCCCCATTCCTCAtcttcaccatcttcttcttcttctttctcttgaaCAGGCTCCTCAGGTTCTTTGTCAGAAGATTCTCCCTTAATGTCAGCCAACATTTCAGTCACAACTAACGTGTTGAAAGCAATCATCTTCTTGAGCTCCTTTGCTGACTCAGTGCGGTTCTCTGCCGATCTTGCCCGTCTGATATAGTTTGTGAAAACTCTACGAACCTGCATCAACGAAGGTGTTTTTTTTATCAGAGAAACTATTAATACCAAAATATGGGAAAAGTTAAAGAGTGTGATGATACTCACAGCCTTGCTAGCAATAGATATGGCAGTCTCTCTGGATAACCGAAGACCATGCGCAGCCTTTCTTACTGATTTGCGAGTTTCAGCATCATAACCATCCACTCCAGAAGAAATTGCTTCTCTGACAACCTGCAAAGGTGGTAACTAATAAGTATCTGTACTGAAATGTCGTCAAAAATGAAGTTAATGGAAACAGATTGAAAACGGGAAAATATGTACTACTAAGACGATGGACCATGGGAACAAACTGGGACATAGAAGAGGACTAATAAGCTGGGTTACCTTTTCAAATATGCTTCCACAGATTTCTGCATGAGCTGCCTCAATAGTTTGCTGAGGAATACAGAGCATGACTCTTAACCTTAACAAAGCAGCGACATTGTCATCGCTGAGCTCTCCATCAGTAACACACTGTTGAAGCTTCTGCCGATAGATTTCTGAAGAAAAGCAGGTGATTGTCAGATGACTGGGAAGAAAAGACTTCAATAGACATCAAAACTGTTAGATAACATCATGTAACCCACACGAAAGTGCCAGACTTGTTGGAAGTCTGTTAAGAACcaaatccaaaaacaattaaagctAGTTTGCAAGGTAAGGGACCAGCAGGTTCACAAGCCAGAAGCCATCAACCAAACTGATTAGATTCTAGTTTCCATGGACCCATCCATCTTATCTTTGGGCGATACAAGGGTAATTCAAACTGTATTACTTAACAACATAAGGTCTGGTGGTCGCAATGTACCTTCATGGATTGCGCTTGCCTTCTGTGCATCAAAGTGCAGCTCTTCGCATAGCTTTTGAAGGTATTTTGCTTTACTGTCTTGTGCTTCAAGGTCACCACTAGAAAAAGCGTTAACAAGTCTTTTACGGTACGCCTTGGACGTGACATCAACACTAATAGCTTCAGCCTCCCGTGTTCCCAGTCCGAGAATGTTTCTCAGTTGACTCATTGCCACAAGCTACCATTTAGCAAAAAAGATGATCATAAATGACATCGCATGAGATGGTGATAGAGAAAACAGAATCTGAAACACGCTTTATAACATACTTTActatatattaagttattaacTAATACAAAACTGGTTTCAGCTTACCTTGTTTTCTTCAATGCGCCCACTCGATAAAGCATCTGTAACATATGCTCGATAAAGTAGCTTTAAATCATCCATCCTCCTCTCAAAATCAGACTCACCACCTATGCCGCAAAAATCCAATGTTAAGAGCCTATAATTACTAATCAGAAAAGAGACTATCAAAAGCATTTTTACCTATTAAAGAAATAGGGCCAACACCCAGTGCAAATTGATCTGCCTCTGAATGACTTTTCAAAGAAACTAGCAAGTTGTTGAACTCCAGGACCTTTTCAAGCTCTTCCACAACAAGTGCCATACTCTTCCTGAATAAGATCATTATAAAACGttcaaacatataatttttcCATAAAATCATTTAATGCATGATTCAGTAGTTAATAGAATACGATGCCTTACACTGCTCGCGTGCGTGATTTTAGTACGCCAAGTGCAGATGTAATATTCTCTATGGCTACTGTTCTTGTATGTTCTCTAAACAGCTCTTCAGCAAGCTGAAAGGGACAAGAAACTGTCAGAATAACTATAACCAGTTGCAACTGGAAGTCAatgctacaaaaaaaaatagagtacCTCATCAGAAAGCTTGAATGATAGTTGTGCTTTTCTAAGGTCCACAAGGTTTTCCACGTTAATATCTGTAAGAACATGTTAACAAACATAACCATTAAGTTCCCGTGCATAAACTGATATAACCAGCTCAAGCAACTACCTCCATTCTACAAGTGTGACATTactttcaattttaaaatgaaaaacatgAACAACATTACCTCTACCAACTAATTTCAACCTCTCGGCATACAGCTGCTTTGCATTTTCACGAATAGCAATCTCAACCTATACAACACAAGATTAACACATTAGGAGAGAACTTCAGATTACCAAGTTGCCAATCTGCATCAAAATCATAGGTTcgaaaaaaaaatggaatgcCGACCTGAGCATCTGTGACCTTCAGCACTCGCTTCCAAGGTAAAAGGAAGGAGGCAGCATCTCCAAACACAAGAGCTGAAACATATACAAGCCTCGTAAATGCCTGCACTGGGAGCATACAGACTTGTGATCACACTTGTGCTCTCTTTCTGAACCAAgctacaataaaaaaataaggagAAATAGGGACTAGCGACTCACCCGACGCTGTTCTGCATCACCTTCACGCTCCCCAGTCTCAAGCCTTTGCCTAAAAATCCTCCGTCCAATCTAAACAAAACCAAGGAACTAGTGAGTATCCTTCAGAAGCAACTGCAAAAAGGCTAATTCAGCAACTAGAAAAATACCTCCATATGCATAGAGGCTGCATCAGGGTCGTCTATTCCCAAAGCACTTTTGAATTTAACTATCTTCTCCACTTCGTCTCCTTTAAGAGACTGTCCTTCACTTGGAAGCACGGAAGTAACGTACCTAATCAAAATCAAGATACAAAGATTAACTAAATAACTCTCCACACTAAGCAAAAGGAGGAACACAATATCAGGTTTTTAACTCAACTCACCGGCAATATATATCACATATCTCAGCCTGGAATGCCTCATCTCCTTTGTTGACACCATACCTACAACACACACGAACCATCAAAAAGTAAACTTTGCGTGTAAAATCCCAAAAAGTTTGATCCTTTCGTTCAAATTAACAAGCGAAACCACTAACCTAGAAGCGATCTTTTCTATATCCTCTTTCGTCACAGAGGCAGGATCTTCAAACTCAGCTACATAGTTATGCAAACCGATGGCAGCCACCTCCGGCACGGCGGAGTTCATCGCATAGACGACAGCTCCACCGGCGGCTCCAGCTACAGCAGCTCCACCAAGGGCAATACTCCTTGAGCCCGCTAAACGAAGCCCAAGCCCATAACCAGCAGCTAAAGAGGCCGCTAGAACAAGAGCGGAGGTCGCTAGCCTCACCGGGGGAGTCATTTTCTCTACGATTGGTTGCAGTCCAGTGAGCTCCTTCTTGTTAGACACAAGCTTTCGTTGTTCGGAGGAAGTAGTGGCTGCGCAGCAACGAGGGAACGGAACTCGGTAACGACGGCGAGAGGGAGAGTGAGTTTTCGATAGACGGAGAGGTAACGGAGTGAGGAAGTGACATAGTAGAGGAGAGCGAGGGGAAGGTGAGATTGGAGCGTTGATGGCTGTGGGATTCATGGTTTCCCTCAGATCTTGAGGAGTTgtagagaggagaagagaagctCTCGTAGCGTAGGGTTTAACGGAAcagtgaagaagagaagaaagaggatAGAAACGAGATAGGAGTCCTGACTCTGACTCTCAAAACGCCATCGAAATGCCTTTTCGGAACGACGAAACgtttttaatttaatgttaAACACTGCGTGCTGTTTTTATCTACGATAAACGGTAAGAAGTTAAATGAACTGCAATTTAGACGGCGTGTGTATTTTGAGCTCGAGGCTAAATAACTTTTCTAAGACTCTAAAAGCCCATGTTTTTCTTGCTTGTATCCAGGGCCGACCATGCATGGTTCGACTGATCTTCATAACAACCCTTAATTATTAGGCTTTActcttttttattaatttattctatttttagaatGGTGTAGTTTCCTTTgtgtttttgttataaaaatatagattgtTAAGttcgaccaaaaaaattatatagattgTTAAGTAAGCAACTCGATGTTGTAGAACATAGTTTTTTGAGGTTAGTTAATTCATTTTTGAACTGATTCAAATAATATCTCTCCACATTCTATTTGCCTATTTGGAGAAAATGAATGTGGGATTAAAAGATTATAGAAATTGAATTTTTGATTGCCCATGACATGAACCAATTAACCTTCCATTTCTTAACCGGTttcatttgtatcttttttttttctcatttggtgttcaaaaaaaaacatgatttttcaGCATATATTCATATCTTCGGTTGTGACTTTATGGTGCTTATAAACGGCTGAAGTTTTAGTCTAACTATTCTTGTGTGTATTGCACATTTACAGTAGTGTTGTTTACTGGTTGTTTTGGAAATGAAACTACTAATTACAGTCTCGTTAATAAACCGTTGTGAGATGGATTCAAAACatttagatatattaaaaataatcatgtACATAAAATTGGAAGCATTAATGGCTGAGGCGTACGGAGAAGATGGGCTGTTTGTACCAAACTTTAGTAATGTATGCATAGTTGCATACACATTAAACAGTAATTGTAAATCGTAGACCATCAACAGGaataaaatagaagaaaaagaaagatggGTGTCTTATGAAGATGGGGCATAGAAGAGGGAATCCATGTGAAGGGAGCTGATTCAGATGGGCTCGCCAGCTTTCATTTTCGCTTTGTTTACTGGCTGTTTctctttaaatgttttaataataagAAGAATAGTTTAAACTTGTGTCTGCTATTGTAACTGCagaatttcatttttcaataGATATCTTAGCTTGTAGTTGTAGCCATCTCCAACCTTTTTGGCCaataaaaaattttatattctttGATCAAAAGAGAACTTTATattcaaattataaatataaaatcttaatGTAGTTTACTGTTTAAAGCCTATAATATTCTATTTCTATCTCATATACATGTGAGTTGTTGCGTTAGACCTATATTATTATTAACCCATGTATTCCCTTTCAACGTTCAATCAATCACAACTAATAATATAAAGTTAACCATTTTTGCAAACAATAACAACTGCATTAGCATCTGACATATTTAAACCTCAAACGAGTCGAATAATAGTTATTTTGGTAACACATGATGAACATATAATTTATGGATATCGGTAGCCTGGAGTTTAGAGCGAAAGCTATACAATCGACATAATTCATGGTACATGAGAAGATAAAATTGTTGATCTAACTTTTTGCAGAATCATTGATACACTTTCTTGTCCATGTATGGTGTAGATTACTAGTTGTTTTCCttgcatttatatatttttatagtatCATTTGAAACAGatggtttttatttaagaaaaatggtGTTTATTTCAGTTTCAAATTCTTTTCGATTGGTCCACTGCATGTGAAAACCTGCGCATTAACTATTATCTTATAACGACCCAACTTTAATTAATCAGTCTAATCATTCAAAGTGGTGTGTTTTCCGTTAAACTCACATTTTATTATAATCATTAATCATTTCATTGATGCTTTTATCCGTGTACAATCCGATCACACACAAGTTTTGGAGTTTAAATCAAAATAACGAACACAACACTAATACATAccaataaatcataaacacattaataattatttttttgtaactaataatttttttcttgaactGGACACATTAATAATTTCATTAACGATTCTGAATGATTCAACATTACAACATCATTTTAACACAGATCTTATccacattttatattttttcataagAATTTCCCCcgaaaacaaaagtaaaaaaaaagatctctAGGAGATAAAAATCCGGCTTCCGGACAAAAAAAACACCCCATTAGCTAAATGGAAGAGGAGTTAATTAAGATCCTCAGAGATACTATCAAGGTGAGGCTGCCACGTGGATACTGACGCCGATCTGCTATGTCGGCGGCGATGACGGTGTTCTTTACTCCTCGACGACGTCGATGGCACAACTTCTTCTAAGTACTTCTCACACAACTTGGcacattcatcatcttctttaACGTCGCCGGCGTCAGTGCTAGGGTTGTTGTTGATGTGAGTCTTTTTAGGACGATTATGACCTTCTTTTCTCCTCCTTTTCTTCTCCGGCAAGGAAGAGTCCGGGATGAGAAAATAGATACTCCCTCGCTTGAGCTCGGATTCAGGGGACAAGATCAAGATTTTGCGGACAACTCCTTGAGAACATGGTTTGCTTAGGACATGGTTTGGATTCGCTTGGAGGATCTCTCCGGCGGTTACTGAGCGTGTGATCTCTTCAACGTAACCGTTTAGATGAACGATCCTGATCAAATCTAGTGCCCCACATGGAAGAACACAAGCTATACAACACCTTAAGCTGTttcccatctctctctctcttgcttctctctctttcttttgataATCAGATTTATGGTGAAGTTCAAGCTGGAGAAGACGAGACTTATATAGGAGCCAGCACTTCACGTAACAACAAAGCGGACTTGACTACACTGATAAGTAAATGACTTAATTGTCCTTTTATCATCTCGTTATTAACTGAACCCACCCTTATATAATCATGTAcatctatgtttttttttttgtaagaagaTGTACATCTATGTTATCTGCACAAATTGATCCATACATCATTTAACCGTCAAAATTATACTCCATTTGTTTTACAAGTTTTCACACATacaaaaaactaataaaatttagtatattATATTCCTTAACACATTACAAAATTACATCAAAGAAAACTTAATGGCTTGTCAAGATACAAAACTAGAATATACTCAAAAGTttcataattaattattatatagatGTGTACTACTATATGCATGTGATATTTGTTTACTATATGCAGTTCTGTGGTATTAGATCTCTGAGCTGAAAATCTGGGGGAGATTCATATACTAGTAATCTAAATAATTAATCAACTGTTAGAAAAAGGTCGAAATAGATCGAGTAAAGATATTTTGACGCTATATGACAAATTTTAAAGAAACTTTTTCACTTTTTCTTATATTCTTTCTCGAATAATACCAAATCTTGAAACTAGGAGCGTGTTGGGATTAGATAGATAACTTGTAATTTATAATGCGAAACAATGACCAAAGACTTGGAAACTGAAAAAGGACTATGTGTTTAAATTCAAAGCATACTGTACACTAGAAATACTTAAACAATAGTATGTTTGAAAGTTATAGTAACATCTTATGATCCACACTATACCCTATtcaattctttttatattttactcaaATCGTTTGTCTAGTTCAATATCTGATCTCTATCAGCACGATGTATGCATCTTATTCTGTCTCATCCACTGGTTCTACTATATAGTGACACTCGAATTTTTTATATGGCCACAACTCTAATATTTTCTTACTGCGTGTGTAGTCCCATTTCCATCAATCGCTGAATGTCATATACTGATATACATATGTGTACTTTATTAATTTAACATTCAATCATAGGCTGGACGAGCTGAAcattaaacaatatataagaaaccatttttcttttgaaaaacaACAGCTGTCTTGAAGGAAAAAAACAATGCTACGCAGACACTATCATGAgttcattttcttctttacaaAACATTCGTTATTCgcttatatctatattttcgtTAACGGTTTTATTCCCATGATTTAAACCATAATAGCACTCTCAAACTAATGTAGGAACTATTTAAGTATATGGCTATTTACTTAAATTATTGTGTTGCTTTTAAGACTTTCTGCTAATGACGGTTCTCACACTAATTAAAGTCAAAACCGTACGTACGTTATATGCACTTTAACTAAGATATCTGCAACTTGCGGGGCTTAAGTACTGTATAAAGTACAATTGAAGACACGTTGGTGTCGGAGATTAATGAGTAACTAAGCATACTTGATTAAGCAAGAAAGGGGACAAGTAAACCGCAGGACCACATCAATATATACTTAAATACttcaaaatttgaattaaagaAAATGATAAACTTCTTAAGAGCCCCTAAACCAAAATTGATGTGCTTTACTTACTGGTTTAGGAAAAGAGGGGCtcattatttaatttctaaGTCAGAGTTCTAATGTGAAATAATCAGGTTCTCAAAATGTATTCaggcttctcactgaagtaagttTGTAGGAAAAGCATCTCGATGTCTCTTCaatatattttcagaaaattttatatttatttatgaacaatacttaggttcacccctgtGGTGAACTTTTTAAATTCACCTCATCTCTATAACCAATTAAATCGCCACGTAGGattaatgacaaaaaatattaaatacatttttaaaacgccaaaaaatcttttaaatgtcaattcaaacaaaattaatattgaaaactaaaccctaaatccaaaccgtaaccctaaacccaaaccgtaaccctaaactcaaaccctataccctaaacctaaaccctaagccctaaacccaaactctataccctaaaatcaaacgctaaattttaaacctaaactgtaaattctaaacccaagggtttgggtttagggtttataactTGGTtctagggtatagagtttgattttagaatttagggtttgggtttagtgactggatttaggatatataattttattttagggtatagaatctagagtttagggtatagggtttgggttaagggtttaggatttaggtttagagtatatagtttggatttagggttacggtttagatttag
The Raphanus sativus cultivar WK10039 chromosome 1, ASM80110v3, whole genome shotgun sequence DNA segment above includes these coding regions:
- the LOC108857089 gene encoding uncharacterized protein LOC108857089, with translation MGNSLRCCIACVLPCGALDLIRIVHLNGYVEEITRSVTAGEILQANPNHVLSKPCSQGVVRKILILSPESELKRGSIYFLIPDSSLPEKKRRRKEGHNRPKKTHINNNPSTDAGDVKEDDECAKLCEKYLEEVVPSTSSRSKEHRHRRRHSRSASVSTWQPHLDSISEDLN
- the LOC108808936 gene encoding protein TIC110, chloroplastic → MNPTAINAPISPSPRSPLLCHFLTPLPLRLSKTHSPSRRRYRVPFPRCCAATTSSEQRKLVSNKKELTGLQPIVEKMTPPVRLATSALVLAASLAAGYGLGLRLAGSRSIALGGAAVAGAAGGAVVYAMNSAVPEVAAIGLHNYVAEFEDPASVTKEDIEKIASRYGVNKGDEAFQAEICDIYCRYVTSVLPSEGQSLKGDEVEKIVKFKSALGIDDPDAASMHMEIGRRIFRQRLETGEREGDAEQRRAFTRLVYVSALVFGDAASFLLPWKRVLKVTDAQVEIAIRENAKQLYAERLKLVGRDINVENLVDLRKAQLSFKLSDELAEELFREHTRTVAIENITSALGVLKSRTRAVKSMALVVEELEKVLEFNNLLVSLKSHSEADQFALGVGPISLIGGESDFERRMDDLKLLYRAYVTDALSSGRIEENKLVAMSQLRNILGLGTREAEAISVDVTSKAYRKRLVNAFSSGDLEAQDSKAKYLQKLCEELHFDAQKASAIHEEIYRQKLQQCVTDGELSDDNVAALLRLRVMLCIPQQTIEAAHAEICGSIFEKVVREAISSGVDGYDAETRKSVRKAAHGLRLSRETAISIASKAVRRVFTNYIRRARSAENRTESAKELKKMIAFNTLVVTEMLADIKGESSDKEPEEPVQEKEEEEDGEDEEWGSLESLRKTRPDKELAEKMGKPGQTEITLKDDLPDRDRIDLYKTYLLYCLTGEVTRIPFGAQITTKRDDSEYLLLNQLGGILGLTSKEIVNIHVGLAEQAFRQQAEVILADGQLTKARVEQLDELQKQVGLPQPQAEKVIKNITTTKMANAIETAVNQGRLNIKQIRELKEANVSLDSMIAVSLREKLFKKTVNEIFSSGTGEFDETEVYETIPSDLSIDVEKAKGVVHDLARSRLSNSLIQAVALLRQRNAKGVVSSLNDLLACDKAVPAEPLSWDVPEELSDLYSIYSKSDPKPAPEKVSRLQYLLGIDDSTATALSEMEDGAFSSAAEEGNFVF